One segment of Streptosporangium brasiliense DNA contains the following:
- a CDS encoding YcaO-like family protein, producing the protein MDLLDAWTDLVDPRTGIVREITELRIDDDEPRFVHYLSEACSAEALGFLKNFGNNGGAATDRRRALAKAVGEAVERYCSACFSYDDLLIASYAELDRPATPPDSYALYRPEQHGAPGFPWKPFTSGTRVAWTPGRSLVTGGEVLVPAAFVYVPYHYRADAAIAQPISTGLACGSSPEEATLSALCEVVERDAFTLMWQGRLSRPRIRHDSLPDSLTDLVRRFQAVGLAVHIVDIGTDIGCPSVMTIAEGFTRTSPALAFAAASHPDAEVACRKSLEELAHTRKFSVQVMNYLPPLPVEVEAGHPAVDGQRAHLRYYCPQESKEYARFAWDSPEEVDLDLSPGRDRSLGALVAAVAAAGEDVIACDLTTPDIAELGLSVVRVVVAGLHPLHMGHSNRATGGRRLAALPGWSPGDDNPHPHPFP; encoded by the coding sequence CGAGCTCCGGATCGACGACGACGAGCCCCGCTTCGTCCACTACCTGTCCGAAGCCTGTTCCGCGGAGGCCCTGGGCTTCCTGAAGAACTTCGGCAACAACGGCGGGGCGGCGACGGATCGGCGCAGGGCGCTGGCCAAGGCGGTCGGCGAGGCGGTCGAGCGCTACTGCTCGGCCTGCTTCTCCTACGACGACCTCCTGATCGCGTCCTACGCCGAGCTCGACCGGCCCGCCACCCCGCCGGACTCCTACGCCCTCTACCGCCCGGAGCAGCACGGCGCGCCGGGCTTCCCCTGGAAGCCGTTCACCTCCGGCACCCGGGTGGCCTGGACGCCGGGGCGCTCCCTGGTCACCGGGGGCGAGGTCCTCGTCCCCGCGGCCTTCGTCTACGTCCCCTACCACTACCGGGCCGACGCGGCGATCGCCCAGCCCATCTCCACGGGGCTGGCCTGCGGCTCCTCCCCGGAGGAGGCCACCCTGTCGGCCCTGTGCGAGGTCGTCGAGCGCGACGCGTTCACGCTCATGTGGCAGGGCCGGCTGAGCCGCCCCCGGATCAGGCACGACAGCCTGCCCGACTCCCTCACCGACCTCGTGCGGCGCTTCCAGGCCGTCGGGCTGGCGGTGCACATCGTCGACATCGGCACCGACATCGGCTGCCCGTCCGTCATGACGATCGCCGAGGGCTTCACCCGCACCTCGCCCGCGCTCGCCTTCGCCGCCGCCTCCCACCCGGACGCCGAGGTCGCCTGCCGTAAGAGCCTGGAGGAGCTGGCGCACACGCGGAAGTTCTCCGTCCAGGTGATGAACTACCTGCCGCCGCTCCCCGTCGAGGTGGAGGCCGGTCACCCCGCGGTCGACGGGCAGCGGGCCCATCTGCGCTACTACTGCCCGCAGGAGTCGAAGGAATACGCCCGCTTCGCCTGGGACTCCCCCGAGGAGGTCGATCTCGACCTCTCCCCCGGCCGTGACCGCTCCCTCGGCGCGCTCGTCGCGGCCGTGGCGGCGGCCGGCGAGGACGTGATCGCGTGCGACCTCACGACGCCCGACATCGCGGAGCTGGGGCTGTCGGTCGTGCGGGTGGTCGTCGCGGGCCTGCATCCGCTGCACATGGGGCACTCCAACCGGGCGACCGGCGGCCGGCGGCTGGCGGCGCTCCCCGGCTGGTCCCCCGGCGACGACAACCCCCATCCCCACCCGTTTCCCTGA
- a CDS encoding SagB/ThcOx family dehydrogenase, translated as MHPVDAFLLEDSEDAVWESYHENSKTTRATPHLYFDRHPSDGTVVAMMNRLREAKPYHDRPRIALPYDLPPSVIGLDEALTGRESARGFGPGPVGLPDVSKILRCAYGVTRPNADGRYPRPFRAAPSGGALYPLELYLWAREVSGLVPGLYHYDPAAHELHELGEFEAGGCFVQSDLVAAAPAVVLVSAVFYRSAFKYGERGYRFVLIEAGHVVQNAVLAASGRGLAAVPVGGYFDRELDGRLGFDGLHESVVYCLLLGPREPE; from the coding sequence ATGCATCCGGTCGACGCGTTCCTGCTGGAGGACAGCGAGGATGCCGTCTGGGAGAGCTATCACGAGAATTCCAAGACGACCCGGGCCACACCGCACCTCTACTTCGACCGGCACCCCTCCGACGGCACGGTCGTCGCGATGATGAACCGGCTGCGCGAGGCCAAGCCGTACCACGACCGTCCCCGGATCGCCCTGCCGTACGACCTCCCGCCGTCCGTCATCGGCCTCGACGAGGCACTGACCGGCCGCGAGTCGGCCCGGGGGTTCGGTCCCGGGCCGGTCGGGCTGCCGGACGTGTCGAAGATCCTGCGCTGCGCCTACGGCGTGACGCGGCCCAACGCCGACGGCCGGTATCCACGTCCCTTCCGCGCCGCCCCGTCCGGCGGCGCCCTCTACCCCCTGGAGCTCTATCTCTGGGCCCGCGAGGTGTCGGGCCTGGTGCCCGGCCTCTACCACTACGACCCGGCGGCGCACGAGCTCCACGAGCTGGGCGAGTTCGAGGCCGGCGGCTGCTTCGTCCAGTCCGACCTCGTCGCCGCGGCGCCGGCCGTGGTGCTGGTGTCGGCGGTGTTCTACCGCTCCGCCTTCAAATACGGCGAGCGCGGCTACCGCTTCGTGCTCATCGAGGCCGGGCACGTCGTGCAGAACGCGGTGCTCGCCGCGTCCGGGCGCGGGCTCGCCGCGGTGCCCGTCGGCGGTTACTTCGACCGCGAGCTCGACGGCCGGCTCGGCTTCGACGGGCTGCACGAGTCGGTCGTCTACTGCCTTCTCCTCGGCCCGCGAGAACCGGAATGA
- a CDS encoding JmjC domain-containing protein, protein MTGPWPLRVTADGPAREGASALASLVHPLDPEVFRTAYWQRRPLHVQGPAGRFDDLFTMADLREAMGRQNELGLLIRVSGDREGDGGAAGAHVAVEAADVAGHLRRGASVCVEPVERAAPRVADLAARLKRELGHHGDMGVKCYLSPHGYGFNTHFDAHVVTTLQLDGHKRWRLSRAPGVPFPRGNAFADEGGGVRYIGRAPSSVRPWECPEIEEEAFAEVLLSPGDVLCLPAGTWHSAKAVGHSLAVNIAFAPVDVLGLLTAAVRGRLEEREAWRSGLPADGGAAGFLLDRREELIDELRALPLDDQLIATAASAAPVSAAPASAAARMAAQAPAAGGSGERRLQCVLTVADAGAAAEWYGRVLGCRVLAAIPEFGWIELTSPVPGVSIGLSEIPTAGVSGGAVLDFRVDDLEHTRGLLDHDGRTPPARMRAVTGVARFLEAHDIDGNRLMFYQPDDDQERN, encoded by the coding sequence ATGACCGGCCCGTGGCCGTTGCGCGTCACCGCTGACGGGCCGGCCCGGGAGGGCGCCTCCGCGCTGGCCTCGCTCGTGCACCCGCTCGACCCCGAGGTGTTCCGCACCGCCTACTGGCAGCGCAGGCCGCTGCACGTCCAGGGGCCCGCCGGCCGCTTCGACGACCTGTTCACCATGGCGGACCTGCGCGAGGCGATGGGCCGCCAGAACGAGCTGGGCCTGCTCATCCGCGTCAGCGGCGACCGGGAGGGTGACGGAGGGGCCGCCGGGGCGCACGTCGCGGTGGAGGCCGCCGACGTGGCCGGCCATCTCAGACGCGGCGCCTCGGTCTGCGTGGAGCCCGTCGAGCGGGCCGCCCCCCGCGTCGCCGACCTGGCCGCCCGGCTCAAGCGCGAGCTCGGCCACCACGGCGACATGGGCGTCAAGTGCTACCTCTCACCGCACGGCTACGGCTTCAACACCCACTTCGACGCCCATGTCGTGACGACGCTCCAGCTCGACGGGCACAAGCGGTGGCGCCTGTCGCGGGCGCCGGGTGTCCCCTTCCCCCGCGGCAACGCCTTCGCCGACGAGGGCGGCGGCGTGCGCTACATCGGGCGCGCCCCCAGCTCGGTCCGTCCGTGGGAGTGCCCGGAGATCGAGGAGGAGGCGTTCGCCGAGGTCCTGCTCAGCCCGGGCGACGTCCTGTGCCTGCCCGCGGGGACCTGGCACAGCGCGAAGGCGGTGGGACACTCCCTCGCCGTCAACATCGCCTTCGCGCCCGTGGACGTCCTCGGGCTCCTCACCGCCGCCGTCCGGGGCCGCCTGGAGGAGCGGGAGGCGTGGCGCTCGGGGCTGCCGGCGGACGGCGGGGCGGCCGGCTTCCTGCTGGACCGGCGGGAGGAGCTGATCGACGAGCTCAGGGCGCTCCCGCTGGACGACCAGCTGATCGCGACGGCGGCCTCTGCCGCCCCGGTCAGCGCCGCCCCGGCCAGCGCCGCCGCCCGGATGGCCGCGCAGGCTCCGGCGGCCGGCGGTTCCGGCGAGCGCAGGCTGCAGTGCGTGCTGACCGTGGCCGACGCCGGGGCCGCGGCGGAGTGGTACGGCCGGGTGCTCGGCTGCCGGGTCCTGGCGGCGATCCCGGAGTTCGGCTGGATCGAGCTGACCTCCCCGGTGCCCGGGGTGAGCATCGGCCTGTCGGAGATCCCCACCGCCGGGGTCAGCGGCGGGGCGGTGCTGGACTTCCGGGTCGACGACCTGGAGCACACGCGCGGGCTGCTCGACCATGACGGAAGGACCCCACCGGCCCGGATGCGCGCCGTCACGGGCGTCGCGCGCTTCCTGGAGGCCCACGACATCGACGGCAACCGGCTGATGTTCTACCAGCCGGACGACGACCAGGAGAGGAACTGA
- a CDS encoding SDR family NAD(P)-dependent oxidoreductase — protein sequence MGRLDDSVVIVTGGANGIGRWYCTALVQEGARVVVCDVDAEGAAGFAGWLNERTGSERAHPLGVDVTSPEQTAGMAATVLARFGAVDVLVNNAGSYPHVAFEDIDHDAWRRVLALNLDSVFLCSRAVLPVMRKQGRGAIVNVATNLVWSGLSNMAHYIAAKSGVIGLTKALAREYGEHGIRVNALAPGAVVPDLPDRPLSPAGREAVDEILQYQSVKRHQHPRDLVGTMLFLCSPESEFMSGQVLTVDGGLTMH from the coding sequence ATGGGCAGGCTGGACGACAGCGTCGTCATCGTCACCGGCGGGGCCAACGGCATAGGGCGGTGGTACTGCACCGCCCTCGTCCAGGAGGGCGCCCGGGTCGTCGTGTGCGACGTCGACGCCGAGGGAGCGGCCGGCTTCGCCGGCTGGCTCAACGAGCGGACCGGCTCGGAACGCGCGCACCCCCTCGGCGTCGACGTGACCTCACCGGAGCAGACCGCCGGCATGGCCGCCACCGTGCTGGCCCGTTTCGGGGCCGTCGACGTGCTGGTCAACAACGCCGGCAGCTACCCGCACGTGGCGTTCGAGGACATCGACCACGACGCCTGGCGGCGGGTGCTCGCCCTGAACCTCGACAGCGTGTTCCTGTGCAGCCGGGCGGTGCTGCCGGTGATGCGGAAGCAGGGCCGCGGCGCGATCGTCAACGTGGCGACGAACCTCGTGTGGTCGGGACTGTCCAACATGGCCCACTACATCGCGGCCAAGTCCGGGGTGATCGGCCTGACCAAGGCACTCGCCCGCGAATACGGCGAGCACGGGATCCGGGTGAACGCCCTGGCCCCCGGGGCCGTGGTCCCCGACCTCCCCGACCGGCCGCTCAGCCCCGCGGGCCGGGAGGCGGTGGACGAGATCCTGCAGTACCAGTCCGTGAAACGGCACCAGCACCCCCGCGACCTCGTCGGCACCATGCTGTTCCTCTGCTCTCCGGAATCGGAGTTCATGAGCGGCCAGGTGCTCACGGTCGACGGCGGCCTGACCATGCACTGA
- a CDS encoding cytochrome P450 — protein sequence MTAPAYDPRDPGILADPYPAYRALREHDPVHPVPGARLWFLTRHRDCLTVLCDPRFSARQGQRLRQRRTALPTSMLNTDPPDHTRLRRAAAPAFRPGALREHERWLAPLVGAWVLRVREAALAGRETDLAADFARPLAVRVLAGFLGLPEDDLADFGGWADAVAGNLDPFADPARDGEAAMSAMCDRFADHLFARSTTPRPDAFTVLARGHLEGLLAPAEAMATAGLLVVGGVEPLGDMVTNAVAAMLAEPGRWRDLADAGGPPARRAAEELLRIDPPIQFTARTAGEDLVIGGRSIRRGDGVVPLLGAANRDGAKFTDPDRLDLGRRVNPHLSFGAGPHSCLGAPLVRLFARLLIAAVRGCPAEPRPGGAGPTRRTGAVPRGYASLPLRWS from the coding sequence ATGACAGCGCCCGCCTACGATCCCCGCGACCCCGGGATCCTCGCCGATCCCTACCCCGCCTACCGCGCTCTGCGGGAGCACGACCCGGTGCATCCGGTGCCGGGGGCCCGGCTGTGGTTCCTCACCCGGCACCGAGACTGCCTCACCGTATTGTGCGATCCCCGTTTCTCCGCGCGGCAGGGGCAGCGGCTACGGCAGCGCCGCACGGCGCTGCCCACCTCCATGCTGAACACCGACCCGCCCGACCACACGAGGCTGCGGCGGGCCGCGGCGCCGGCGTTCCGGCCGGGGGCGCTGCGCGAGCACGAGCGCTGGCTCGCCCCGCTGGTCGGCGCGTGGGTGCTGCGGGTGCGCGAGGCGGCGCTCGCGGGCCGGGAGACGGACCTCGCCGCCGACTTCGCCCGCCCGCTGGCGGTCCGGGTGCTCGCCGGCTTCCTGGGCCTGCCGGAGGACGATCTCGCGGACTTCGGCGGCTGGGCCGACGCCGTCGCGGGCAACCTCGACCCCTTCGCCGATCCGGCGCGGGACGGGGAGGCCGCGATGTCGGCGATGTGCGACCGGTTCGCCGACCACCTGTTCGCCCGGAGCACCACCCCGCGCCCGGACGCGTTCACCGTCCTCGCGCGGGGACACCTCGAAGGGCTGCTCGCCCCGGCGGAGGCGATGGCCACGGCGGGCCTCCTCGTCGTCGGCGGGGTGGAGCCGCTGGGCGACATGGTCACCAACGCCGTCGCCGCCATGCTGGCCGAGCCCGGGCGCTGGCGCGACCTGGCGGACGCCGGTGGACCGCCGGCGCGGCGGGCCGCGGAGGAGCTGCTGAGAATCGACCCGCCCATCCAGTTCACCGCCCGCACCGCCGGGGAGGACCTCGTCATCGGCGGCCGGTCGATCCGGCGGGGTGACGGCGTCGTGCCGCTGCTCGGGGCGGCCAACCGCGACGGCGCGAAATTCACCGACCCCGACCGGCTCGACCTGGGCCGCCGCGTCAACCCGCACCTCTCCTTCGGGGCGGGTCCGCATTCCTGTCTCGGCGCACCCCTTGTCAGGCTGTTCGCGCGGCTGCTGATCGCGGCGGTCCGTGGCTGCCCGGCCGAGCCGCGGCCGGGCGGCGCGGGCCCGACCCGCCGTACGGGCGCGGTCCCCCGCGGCTACGCCTCGCTGCCGCTGCGCTGGTCATGA
- a CDS encoding flavin monoamine oxidase family protein: MTAETADVVIVGAGVAGLACARRLSARGFDVVVLEARHAIGGRVRTFRPDPAEAVELGAQVVHPAGCDDFDDLLREARVGTAPMETGTELVVVAGGVHRGAAALAARIRPLPWAVEAGLYASRPLSGTVDRGLSGLAPPARALARCWMEQVVGEDPALLDLAETAATYHGRGRGGERVVVGGFDRLVHALAEGLEIRTDSPVERLRWGPDGVEAATASAVVRARAAVLTPPPPVAAGGDLAFDPPLPRRKTDAAAVLASCDAVAVVLVTARPAPRSAWLLLADPPGGLWTSRAGSRVTAGHVKGPSARLARRPGWEADLLRSLGPRLGEVDDVLVTDWGRDRWSRGAYSVPVAGAGAASAVWAERLGGTVFFAGEASARPDLRGLVQGALASGERAAGEVALGLSGGPHDQRSGSEA; encoded by the coding sequence GTGACAGCCGAGACAGCCGACGTAGTGATCGTCGGGGCCGGGGTCGCCGGACTGGCCTGTGCCCGCCGGCTGTCCGCGCGGGGCTTCGACGTCGTGGTGCTGGAGGCCCGGCACGCGATCGGCGGCCGGGTCCGCACCTTCCGGCCGGATCCGGCGGAGGCGGTCGAGCTGGGCGCCCAGGTCGTGCACCCGGCCGGCTGCGACGACTTCGACGATCTCCTCCGCGAGGCGCGGGTCGGCACCGCGCCCATGGAGACGGGCACCGAGCTCGTGGTCGTGGCCGGGGGCGTGCACCGCGGGGCCGCCGCGCTCGCCGCCCGGATCCGGCCGCTGCCGTGGGCGGTGGAGGCGGGGCTGTACGCCTCTCGGCCGCTGTCCGGCACGGTGGACCGGGGGCTGTCCGGCCTCGCCCCGCCCGCCCGCGCGCTGGCGCGCTGCTGGATGGAGCAGGTGGTGGGGGAGGATCCGGCGCTGCTCGACCTGGCGGAGACCGCGGCGACCTACCACGGCCGCGGGCGGGGCGGTGAGCGAGTGGTCGTCGGGGGGTTCGACCGGTTGGTCCACGCGCTGGCCGAGGGGCTGGAGATCCGTACGGACTCCCCGGTCGAGCGGTTGCGCTGGGGCCCGGACGGGGTGGAGGCCGCGACCGCCTCCGCGGTGGTCCGCGCGCGTGCGGCCGTGCTCACCCCGCCCCCGCCGGTGGCCGCCGGTGGGGACCTCGCCTTCGACCCGCCGCTGCCTCGGCGCAAGACCGACGCCGCCGCCGTGCTCGCCTCCTGCGACGCCGTCGCGGTCGTCCTGGTCACCGCCCGGCCGGCGCCCCGCTCCGCGTGGCTCCTCCTGGCCGATCCACCCGGCGGGCTCTGGACCAGCCGAGCCGGTTCGCGTGTCACGGCCGGCCACGTCAAGGGACCCTCGGCGCGGCTGGCCCGGCGGCCGGGCTGGGAGGCCGACCTCCTCAGGTCGCTCGGCCCCCGCCTGGGGGAGGTGGACGACGTGCTCGTCACGGACTGGGGGCGCGATCGGTGGTCGCGCGGCGCCTACAGCGTGCCGGTGGCCGGCGCCGGGGCCGCCTCGGCCGTGTGGGCCGAGCGGCTCGGCGGGACCGTCTTCTTCGCCGGGGAGGCCTCGGCCCGGCCTGACCTGCGCGGTCTCGTCCAGGGGGCGCTGGCCAGCGGGGAGAGAGCGGCGGGCGAGGTGGCGCTCGGCCTGTCCGGCGGGCCTCATGACCAGCGCAGCGGCAGCGAGGCGTAG
- a CDS encoding TetR/AcrR family transcriptional regulator, with protein MGNREDLLAGAKRCLYEKGYTRTTARDIAAASGVSLAAIGYHFRSKEALMNTALFQAMQEWGDEIERALTADADPGATPAERFAATWDRVIASFATHRPVWVTQFELIAQIDRLPEIREQLVASMDAARLGLAEMFRNVGAPAGEAGGDKDARIVGSLYQAMLSGVLVQWLVDPEQAPSGRDLVDALRIVGDDMGTASTAREA; from the coding sequence ATGGGAAACCGTGAGGATCTGCTGGCCGGAGCCAAGCGCTGCCTGTACGAGAAGGGCTACACCCGCACGACCGCACGCGACATCGCGGCGGCCTCCGGCGTCAGCCTGGCGGCCATCGGCTACCACTTCAGGTCCAAGGAGGCGCTGATGAACACGGCGCTCTTCCAGGCGATGCAGGAGTGGGGCGACGAGATCGAACGGGCTCTGACCGCCGACGCCGACCCCGGCGCCACGCCCGCCGAGCGTTTCGCGGCCACCTGGGACCGGGTGATCGCCTCCTTCGCCACCCACCGTCCGGTCTGGGTCACCCAGTTCGAGCTCATCGCCCAGATCGACCGCCTGCCGGAGATCCGCGAGCAGCTCGTCGCCTCGATGGACGCCGCCCGCCTCGGACTGGCCGAGATGTTCCGCAACGTCGGCGCCCCGGCGGGGGAGGCGGGCGGCGACAAGGACGCGCGGATCGTCGGCTCGCTCTACCAGGCGATGCTGAGCGGGGTGCTGGTGCAGTGGCTGGTCGATCCGGAGCAGGCCCCGTCAGGCCGTGACCTGGTCGACGCGCTGCGGATCGTCGGCGACGACATGGGTACGGCCTCGACGGCCCGGGAAGCCTGA
- a CDS encoding DUF1622 domain-containing protein, producing MLDLLPVETLREVVDLLVRLVEAAGAIVIFAGAAVAFVRFLLVAVRRRDDDGFIAVRLFLGRFLALGLEFQLAGDILRTAISPSFTQIGQLAAIAAIRTALNFFLSKEIEREGRTVSGAHPRPASGAGGG from the coding sequence ATGCTTGACCTTCTGCCCGTGGAGACACTCCGGGAGGTCGTCGACCTGCTCGTCCGTCTCGTCGAGGCGGCCGGCGCGATCGTCATCTTCGCCGGTGCGGCCGTGGCCTTCGTGCGCTTCCTCCTGGTCGCCGTACGGCGGCGCGACGATGACGGGTTCATCGCCGTGCGGCTGTTCCTGGGGCGGTTCCTCGCGCTCGGTCTGGAGTTCCAGCTCGCTGGCGACATCCTGCGCACGGCCATCTCGCCGAGCTTCACGCAGATCGGGCAGCTGGCGGCGATCGCGGCCATCAGGACCGCGCTGAACTTCTTCCTGAGCAAGGAGATCGAGCGGGAGGGACGCACGGTGAGCGGGGCCCATCCGCGTCCGGCCTCCGGTGCCGGAGGTGGCTGA
- a CDS encoding tyrosine-type recombinase/integrase, translating into MRGLDPANLTRRFRGLLDQAGLRRIRFHDLRHLTATLLLEQGVELVVIKELLATPTSRSPPTSTPTSNSASNATPSNACQVLSTTAPNRSRQKTITTSVAVKRVTGPR; encoded by the coding sequence CTGCGCGGCCTTGATCCCGCAAACCTCACCCGCCGCTTCCGTGGCCTTCTCGACCAGGCCGGCCTCCGACGCATCCGCTTCCACGACCTACGCCACTTGACCGCCACCCTGCTCCTGGAGCAGGGCGTCGAACTCGTCGTGATCAAGGAACTCCTCGCCACGCCCACATCTCGATCACCGCCGACGTCTACGCCCACGTCCAACTCCGCCTCCAACGCGACGCCATCGAACGCATGTCAGGTACTCTCGACGACCGCCCCGAACCGTAGCCGTCAGAAAACGATCACAACGTCTGTAGCCGTCAAGCGCGTAACGGGGCCTCGCTGA
- a CDS encoding transposase family protein, whose protein sequence is MLFYRAAVDLSRSTLNYVAGAIRRHRKAIGTPWRRLNPGQQALLVLVYLRKGETFTEIAAGFGIGTATAWRYVRETVALLAKRSPTLDQALRTAKRAGYAFVVLDGTLIPIDRVAADRPYYSGKHKMHGMNIQALAAPDGTPLWTSGSMPGSVHDLKAARIWGLIRRLQASGLITLADKGYVGAGQRVLVPYKGRGKPQSQKSANSAHAKLRGPGERANAVLKTWRILRKLRCCPLRAGQLVKAIFVLQALESR, encoded by the coding sequence GTGCTGTTCTACCGTGCCGCGGTCGATTTGTCGCGTTCAACGCTGAACTACGTGGCCGGAGCCATCCGACGGCACCGCAAGGCGATCGGCACACCCTGGCGACGGCTCAACCCCGGACAGCAAGCCCTGCTCGTGCTCGTCTACCTGCGCAAGGGCGAGACGTTCACCGAGATCGCCGCCGGGTTCGGCATCGGTACCGCAACCGCCTGGCGCTACGTCCGCGAGACCGTCGCCCTGCTCGCCAAACGCTCACCCACCCTCGACCAGGCGCTACGGACGGCCAAACGCGCCGGATACGCCTTCGTCGTGCTGGACGGCACGCTCATCCCCATCGACCGGGTGGCCGCCGACCGGCCCTACTACTCCGGCAAACACAAGATGCACGGCATGAACATTCAGGCTCTCGCCGCCCCGGACGGCACCCCGCTCTGGACTTCCGGCTCTATGCCCGGCTCGGTCCACGACCTCAAAGCGGCCCGGATCTGGGGCCTCATCCGCCGACTGCAGGCCTCCGGGCTGATCACATTGGCCGACAAGGGATACGTCGGCGCAGGTCAGCGCGTACTCGTGCCGTACAAGGGCCGAGGCAAACCGCAGTCGCAAAAGAGCGCCAACTCCGCCCACGCCAAGCTCCGCGGCCCCGGTGAACGCGCCAATGCCGTCCTGAAGACCTGGCGGATCCTGCGGAAACTCCGCTGCTGCCCTCTGCGAGCAGGTCAGCTCGTCAAGGCCATCTTCGTACTTCAGGCTCTCGAATCGAGATGA
- a CDS encoding polymorphic toxin-type HINT domain-containing protein, producing MPGTEVLMADGTRKPIEDVKVGDEVLATDPETGKTEAKPVIALITGEDDKNFVQVTVDTDGRKGDKTGLVIATEIHPFWVPALREWVDARDLKAGMWLRTSAGTRVQVTAIKKWTAYQRVHNLTIADLHTYYVFTGSTPVLVHNSYCPPAEIVNNLPEVTAPKPLKPSQVDKAWSDFLGPGPYTNIHPRTGQVDPNRLVSADGRRSIRVGDHEMNSKSTKFHYHMETWDWNSVTNTWTVGNTMQRVPLGVK from the coding sequence GTGCCAGGAACCGAAGTCCTCATGGCCGACGGCACCCGCAAGCCGATCGAGGATGTCAAGGTCGGCGATGAGGTGCTGGCCACCGACCCGGAGACCGGCAAGACCGAGGCCAAGCCCGTCATCGCTTTGATCACTGGTGAGGACGACAAGAACTTCGTCCAGGTCACCGTCGACACCGATGGCAGGAAGGGTGACAAGACCGGCCTGGTCATCGCCACCGAGATCCACCCGTTCTGGGTGCCCGCGCTGCGCGAGTGGGTCGATGCCAGGGACCTCAAGGCCGGCATGTGGCTGCGCACCTCCGCCGGCACCCGCGTCCAGGTCACCGCGATCAAGAAGTGGACCGCCTACCAGCGGGTCCACAACCTCACCATCGCCGACCTCCACACGTACTATGTCTTCACGGGTAGTACTCCGGTCCTGGTACACAATTCATATTGCCCGCCCGCTGAAATAGTCAATAATCTGCCAGAGGTTACAGCCCCCAAGCCCCTCAAGCCTTCTCAGGTCGATAAGGCATGGAGTGATTTCTTAGGGCCCGGTCCGTACACAAATATTCACCCGCGAACCGGGCAGGTAGACCCCAACCGTCTCGTATCTGCCGATGGGCGCCGCAGCATCCGAGTGGGAGATCATGAGATGAATAGCAAGTCTACGAAGTTCCACTATCATATGGAGACATGGGACTGGAATTCTGTCACCAATACGTGGACTGTCGGTAACACGATGCAGAGAGTTCCCCTGGGGGTGAAGTAG